TACCTGATTTTTCATGGATTTTAATATGGGTAGTAAGTGTTATAGACTTATTATTAAGACACGAATTATGGTTCCTTAAAACTTTTTCATTTATTACAATAATGATTGTTTTTTTAGTAATAAAAAAAATATATAAAGAAGGCCTTGGGGAAGGAGATATTTATTTGATTGCACCATTTTCATTTCTTTTAATCCCTCCTTTAAGCATTTATTTATTGCTATTTTCATCAATTTCAGCTTTAATTTATGCACTTATTAAGAAGAATAAAATTATTCCATTCGGTCCTTTTATTTCAATTTCAGGATATTTTCTATATTTTTTTATGTTAAAATATTACTGAGGTGAATAATTTGAGATTTTTCATCTTATTAATTTCTCTTCTTATAATAACTTGTATATTCTATTTATACGAGTTACACCCTATAAAGTATATTGATCTTATACCAAATAGTAGTTTCGATAAATTATTAATTTTGAGTATTATTAAAGTAGAAAGTAGTTTTAAAACTAATGCTATTTCAAATGTTGGTGCCTACGGATTAATGCAAGTACTACCTTCAACTGCCGAATGGATCAACAATAAATTTAATACAAATTACAATTTAAAAGTCCCAAAAGATAATATCTTATTAGGAATAACATATTTGGAATATCTCTACAATATTACGAAAGATTTAAAAAAAACAATTAGTTATTACAATACTGGGCCTAATGCTTCAAATGAAATTGTAAAAACAGCTGGTTCAAATTATTACAACAAAGTAATGAAAGCTTATTCTTTATATAAATTCCTATATAGGAGTGATAACTATGAGATTAGTAACAAGTAATGAAATTAAAATGTTAGACCAAAGAGCAATAAAAGATTTCGGAATAAATAGTTTAATTTTAATGGAACGAGCAGGCATTTCAACAATTGAAGTAATGTGGAATGAATTTAAAAACCTTGAAAAATATAGTTATGCTGTATTTTGTGGTCCTGGAAATAATGGCGGAGATGGTCTTGTTATAGCAAGAGAATTATTAAACTATACAGAAGCAGTTAAAGTAATATTAATTTCTGAAAAAATTACTTCAGAGGCTACAACAAATTTAAATATATTTAAAAGCCTTGGGGGAGAAGTAATTAAATTAAGGGATGATAATATACTAGAAGTTGTTGACATAATAAAAAATTCTGACATTATTATAGACGCCATTTTTGGTGTAGGACTTTCGAAAGATGTGAAAGGAATATATGCGGAAATTATTAATTTTATAAACCTATACTCAAACTATACCGTCTCTGTCGACATTCCTTCGGGTATTTCAGCTGATACAGGTAAAATCTTAGGCACTGCAATTAGAAGTGATCTAACAGTAACTTTTGAATTCCCAAAAATTGGCCATATTTTATTTCCAGGAAGGGAGTTTTCTGGAAAACTTAAAGTTGTCAAAATAGGTATTCCAAAAGTACTTCAAGATTTGAACCCATGTGACAAAATCTTACTTACTAAAGATTATTTTAATATACCAAAAAGATTTAAAGAAAGTAATAAAGGAACATATGGAAAAGTTGTTATTATTGGTGGTTCAAAAGATTATATTGGCGCACCTGTTCTTAGCTCAATAGCAGCTATTAGATCAGGCGCTGGAAAAGTTATACTTTTCTCTACAGAAAAATCAACTACTGTTGCTTTAAATCACGAACTTGGAATAATACCGATAACAATTAGTAAAGATTATTTTGACAAATCTCATATTAACTTAATTCTTCCATATATTGATGAAAAAACTTCGGTTGTAATAGGTCCTGGTATAGGTAGAAATCCTTTAACGGAGGAATTTACTGTAGAATTATTAAAAAATATAAATTCTCCTGCTGTTATTGATGCAGATGCAATATCTTTATTAAGAAACCACAAAAATATACTTTCTGAGAAAAAGAATATAATTATTACTCCACACCCTGGTGAATTATCAAAATTTTTAGGACTTGATATAGATTCCGTAAAATACAATTATAAGCTTGTCAAAGAAACTGCTGAAAAATATAATCTTTTGCTAGTTTTAAAAGATGTTACAACCATTATTTCTGATGGAGAAAAAATATTTTTCAATGTAACGGGAAACACCTCACTTTCAAAAGGTGGAAGTGGCGATATACTAAGTGGGCTAATTGGGGGTTTTTTGGCGCAAAGCGGTAATGTTTTGGAAAGCAGCTTAGCAGCAGTTTATATTCTTGGGATTGCTTCTGAGCTTTATGAATACGAAGGTTACAACCTAATAACTGAAATTTTAAATAATATTCCAAAGGCCATAGCGGAGGTGAAAGAATGAATTATAACTTAATAAAATTTGTAAGGAAACTACTTAAAGATAGGCAATTTGAACTTGCTAAAAATATAATTGATATTATCGAAGCTGAATATCCTTTCTTAAAATTTGAATACAATCTATTTATTAAAAATTTTGAGGAAGCACTAGAAATTTTTAAAAATCTTTCTCATTCAGATTTACAATCACTTTATAATATTGAAAATCTTGAAAATCTAAATTTAGGAGAATTGTTAAACAAAATTTACTCATCAATTGATGATAATATTAACTATGATGAAATAAAAAGTGAAATCCCAGAAATATCACAGCTAATAATTTTTGAACTTGAAAAAGCTACAAAAGAAAAAAATAGATCAAATGAGCAATATTTAAAAGATTTGCTTTCAAAGTTTGAAAAAAATAATTATTTTC
Above is a genomic segment from Thermosipho africanus Ob7 containing:
- a CDS encoding lytic transglycosylase domain-containing protein, with product MNNLRFFILLISLLIITCIFYLYELHPIKYIDLIPNSSFDKLLILSIIKVESSFKTNAISNVGAYGLMQVLPSTAEWINNKFNTNYNLKVPKDNILLGITYLEYLYNITKDLKKTISYYNTGPNASNEIVKTAGSNYYNKVMKAYSLYKFLYRSDNYEISNK
- a CDS encoding NAD(P)H-hydrate dehydratase, with protein sequence MRLVTSNEIKMLDQRAIKDFGINSLILMERAGISTIEVMWNEFKNLEKYSYAVFCGPGNNGGDGLVIARELLNYTEAVKVILISEKITSEATTNLNIFKSLGGEVIKLRDDNILEVVDIIKNSDIIIDAIFGVGLSKDVKGIYAEIINFINLYSNYTVSVDIPSGISADTGKILGTAIRSDLTVTFEFPKIGHILFPGREFSGKLKVVKIGIPKVLQDLNPCDKILLTKDYFNIPKRFKESNKGTYGKVVIIGGSKDYIGAPVLSSIAAIRSGAGKVILFSTEKSTTVALNHELGIIPITISKDYFDKSHINLILPYIDEKTSVVIGPGIGRNPLTEEFTVELLKNINSPAVIDADAISLLRNHKNILSEKKNIIITPHPGELSKFLGLDIDSVKYNYKLVKETAEKYNLLLVLKDVTTIISDGEKIFFNVTGNTSLSKGGSGDILSGLIGGFLAQSGNVLESSLAAVYILGIASELYEYEGYNLITEILNNIPKAIAEVKE